Proteins from a single region of Choristoneura fumiferana chromosome 27, NRCan_CFum_1, whole genome shotgun sequence:
- the LOC141443261 gene encoding uncharacterized protein, translated as MFKIVFIVLLKITLAMLPYDEYGGYGYISEDMASPATPVSEDPMRHDDAKAAELLKVQANIQKLLGGRILPRALSDPTRQPSLFEGVVETGTQANIQAAIPATEEHVYIGATRPSKFFPKNVEAELLKQKVDELNRIEELYRWMPNVPRRNFIKTGREAGNLKGGIVAREGEIPETIPEDLPADGGELPLKAEEAVKDAEDAGLTLRSRATTSTTTRRTRSTSTITTTPTPVCIDELGYRVRCTNATKASTTTLRSRRRKTKPTQRTKKSRRTTTLTTTPTPTITTFSTTMDPNATTVNMTGVNTTVAPTTTTTTQTTTTMTTTETETMETTLTTKRTRRLPWIRRSTVREPNDIDRILMILDNLTYIYDTDVVDRLNETLELEGYPYCPTVRTRVTTTTTPKSWPMTEDTGKVIAKCFVCGMDVPGIPRESQCADAFAPDYLPGASLIYAPTHVSRYKKHCKYLDMPTWHVNGTEGRSMWGKWDGGCSVRWVDISGVYTQRSCRARHKPAIGRHFVSKRLAKMEYALNMMDNGCIGSAQASLVPFSRGISLFARFYACVCTGTYCNAARRLRAPLWCIGLAVAVLR; from the exons ATGTTTAAAATCGTTTTTATTGTTCTGCTAAAAATTACTCTGGCAATGCTCCCGTACGATGAGTATGGGGGATACGGTTATATTTCTG AAGACATGGCCTCTCCCGCCACGCCGGTGAGCGAAGACCCGATGCGCCATGATGACGCGAAAGCCGCTGAGCTACTGAAAGTCCAAG CTAACATCCAGAAGCTGCTAGGAGGTCGCATTTTGCCGAGAGCTCTATCAGACCCTACCCGGCAGCCATCTTTATTCGAAGGTGTGGTCGAAACCGGCACTCAGGCCAACATACAAGCAGCCATTCCCGCTACAGAAGAACATGTTTACATAGGAGCTACCAGACCCTCAAAGTTTTTCCCTAAGAACGTAGAAGCTGAGCTCTTGAAGCAGAAAGTTGATGAGCTCAATAGAATAGAAGAATTGTATCGATGGATGCCGAATGTTCCGAGGaggaattttatcaaaacaggAAGGGAAGCTGGCAATTTAAAGGG CGGCATTGTAGCGCGGGAAGGTGAAATCCCTGAAACTATTCCTGAAGACCTTCCTGCTGATGGTGGTGAGCTTCCTCTTAAAGCCGAGGAAGCTGTCAAAGATGCTGAGGATGCCGGTCTTACGTTGCGGTCGAGGGCGACCACCAGTACCACCACCAGAAGGACCAGGTCAACCTCGACGATCACGACCACTCCGACTCCGGTGTGCATTGACGAACTGGGCTACAG GGTACGATGCACAAACGCAACGAAAGCTTCAACGACGACCCTGCGCTCCCGAAGGCGGAAGACCAAGCCCACACAGAGGACCAAGAAGTCAAGAAGAACCACAACCCTCACCACCACTCCTACCCCCACGATCACCACGTTTTCGACGACCATGGACCCGAACGCGACTACGGTGAACATGACGGGTGTGAACACGACAGTTGCGCCCACGACGACAACCACGACACAGACGACCACGACGATGACGACCACGGAGACTGAGACGATGGAGACGACGCTGACGACAAAGAGGACGCGGCGGCTGCCGTGGATCCGTCGTTCTACTGTCCGGGAGCCCAACGACATCGACAGG ATCCTGATGATCCTCGACAATCTGACGTACATCTACGATACTGACGTCGTGGACCGGCTGAACGAGACCCTGGAGTTGGAAGGGTACCCCTACTGCCCCACGGTGCGCACGCgtgtcaccaccaccaccacgccCAAGAGCTGGCCCATGACTGAGGATACGGGGAAGGTCATAGCCAAG TGTTTCGTGTGCGGCATGGACGTGCCGGGCATCCCGCGCGAGTCGCAGTGCGCGGACGCCTTCGCGCCGGACTACCTGCCGGGCGCGTCGCTCATCTATGCGCCCACGCACGTCAGCCGGTACAAGAAGCACTGCAAGTACCTCGACAT GCCGACGTGGCACGTGAACGGCACGGAAGGGCGGTCGATGTGGGGCAAGTGGGACGGCGGCTGCTCCGTCCGCTGGGTGGACATCTCGGGGGTGTACACGCAGCGCTCCTGCCGCGCGCGGCACAAGCCAGCCATCGGACGACACTTTGTCAGCAAGCGGCTCGCCAAGATGGAGTATGCACTCAAT ATGATGGACAACGGCTGCATCGGCAGCGCGCAGGCATCCCTCGTCCCTTTCTCGCGCGGCATCTCGCTCTTCGCTCGCTTCTACGCGTGCGTGTGCACCGGCACCTACTGCAACGCCGCGCGGCGGCTGCGCGCGCCGCTCTGGTGCATCGGGCTTGCCGTCGCCGTGCTCAGATAA
- the LOC141443464 gene encoding uncharacterized protein isoform X1 translates to MRVEIVLCLILKVVIASALQYDDGADLDVLAEPREPVRVPPVRKALSVNVHPDDTEVIKGAIQKLLGKEKIEHILQLVSELPSHSPPPEQATPSHTKAAFLSALTEPYRVAEADVEQDDIEARTTGKPGTTGTEAASTDSPEGIQQMDWFDRQNMDYPAISLEGPPPPISASAPWNISGTSAMVAGPMGGDGTSALANTNITASPSPMLGAAPAAYNASDPYFRVGDNRTRYTRRTLGSTLNTLCTESDDVCRTMCFDREKYRISCPTTTPRPTTPYLDMTRLLHMLSSLVADYDTNITTVLNNTLYKKGYKHCEPTTTETTTTTTMPPPTPPMFDYEPSEMTGRVIAKCYVCGMEELGIPRDAHCADPFAKDLLPPAMPDHIAETKRKGFRKYCNYMDMKPWYINGSGIWGKWTGGCVVRWVDLSGVYTQRVCRIRDRPALGNHFVSKRLAKLEFALRKVDNGCMLSPMATLVPFSRGVSLYARLHVCVCSANWCNRAHWPAGVQGLWVIMILFATVLR, encoded by the exons ATGCGTGTCGAAATTGTGCTGTGTTTAATTTTGAAAGTTGTAATTGCTTCTGCGCTTCAATACGACG atggcgctgatttGGACGTCCTGGCCGAGCCGCGGGAGCCGGTCAGGGTGCCGCCGGTGCGGAAAGCCCTGTCCGTGAACGTACATCCTGATGACACTGAAGTCATTAAAG GTGCTATTCAGAAACTCCTGGGCAAGGAGAAGATCGAGCACATACTCCAACTGGTGTCTGAGCTGCCGTCGCACTCGCCGCCACCAGAGCAAGCCACACCCAGCCACACCAAGGCCGCCTTCCTGTCCGCACTGACGGAACCCTACAGGGTGGCTGAAGCTGATGTCGAGCAGGATGACATCGAGGCCAGGACAACTGGCAAGCCAGGGACGACGGGGACGGAGGCAGCGTCAACTg ATTCCCCGGAAGGAATACAGCAGATGGACTGGTTTGATAGGCAGAACATGGATTACCCCGCGATCAGCTTGGAGGGACCACCGCCGCCCATCTCAGCTAGTGCGCCTTGGAATATCTCTGGGACCTCTGCCATGGTGGCCGGCCCAATGGGAGGGGACGGAACGTCGGCGTTGGCTAATA CGAACATCACCGCCTCCCCGTCTCCTATGCTCGGAGCGGCCCCCGCTGCGTACAACGCGTCCGACCCGTACTTCCGCGTCGGAGACAACCGCACGCGCTACACGCGGCGCACCCTCGGGTCCACTCTCAACACCCTGTGTACAGAGAGCGACGACGTCTGCAGGACTATGTGCTTTGACAGGGAGAAGTACCG GATATCGTGTCCGACGACGACACCGCGCCCGACGACGCCGTACCTCGACATGACGCGGCTGCTGCACATGCTGTCCAGCCTCGTCGCAGACTACGACACCAACATCACCACCGTCTTGAATAATACGCTGTATAAGAAG GGCTACAAGCACTGCGAGCCGACCACGACGGAGACCACCACCACGACGACGATGCCGCCGCCCACGCCCCCCATGTTCGACTACGAGCCCAGCGAGATGACCGGCAGGGTCATCGCCAAG TGCTACGTGTGCGGCATGGAGGAACTGGGCATCCCTCGCGACGCGCACTGCGCTGACCCCTTCGCCAAGGACCTGCTGCCGCCGGCCATGCCCGACCACATCGCGGAGACCAAGCGGAAGGGGTTCCGGAAATACTGCAACTACATGGACAT GAAGCCGTGGTACATCAACGGCTCTGGCATCTGGGGCAAGTGGACCGGCGGCTGCGTGGTGCGCTGGGTGGACCTCAGCGGCGTGTACACGCAGCGCGTGTGCCGCATCCGCGACCGGCCCGCGCTTGGCAACCACTTCGTCAGCAAGCGGCTGGCCAAGCTCGAGTTTGCTCTCAGG AAAGTGGACAACGGCTGCATGCTCAGTCCGATGGCGACCCTGGTCCCGTTCTCCCGCGGCGTGTCACTCTACGCTCGACTGCACGTCTGTGTCTGTAGCGCCAACTGGTGCAACCGTGCCCACTGGCCAGCCGGTGTACAGGGGCTATGGGTTATCATGATACTCTTCGCAACAGTTCTGAGATAA
- the LOC141443464 gene encoding uncharacterized protein isoform X2, which translates to MTLKSLKVYFPGAIQKLLGKEKIEHILQLVSELPSHSPPPEQATPSHTKAAFLSALTEPYRVAEADVEQDDIEARTTGKPGTTGTEAASTDSPEGIQQMDWFDRQNMDYPAISLEGPPPPISASAPWNISGTSAMVAGPMGGDGTSALANTNITASPSPMLGAAPAAYNASDPYFRVGDNRTRYTRRTLGSTLNTLCTESDDVCRTMCFDREKYRISCPTTTPRPTTPYLDMTRLLHMLSSLVADYDTNITTVLNNTLYKKGYKHCEPTTTETTTTTTMPPPTPPMFDYEPSEMTGRVIAKCYVCGMEELGIPRDAHCADPFAKDLLPPAMPDHIAETKRKGFRKYCNYMDMKPWYINGSGIWGKWTGGCVVRWVDLSGVYTQRVCRIRDRPALGNHFVSKRLAKLEFALRKVDNGCMLSPMATLVPFSRGVSLYARLHVCVCSANWCNRAHWPAGVQGLWVIMILFATVLR; encoded by the exons ATGACACTGAAGTCATTAAAG GTTTATTTCCCAGGTGCTATTCAGAAACTCCTGGGCAAGGAGAAGATCGAGCACATACTCCAACTGGTGTCTGAGCTGCCGTCGCACTCGCCGCCACCAGAGCAAGCCACACCCAGCCACACCAAGGCCGCCTTCCTGTCCGCACTGACGGAACCCTACAGGGTGGCTGAAGCTGATGTCGAGCAGGATGACATCGAGGCCAGGACAACTGGCAAGCCAGGGACGACGGGGACGGAGGCAGCGTCAACTg ATTCCCCGGAAGGAATACAGCAGATGGACTGGTTTGATAGGCAGAACATGGATTACCCCGCGATCAGCTTGGAGGGACCACCGCCGCCCATCTCAGCTAGTGCGCCTTGGAATATCTCTGGGACCTCTGCCATGGTGGCCGGCCCAATGGGAGGGGACGGAACGTCGGCGTTGGCTAATA CGAACATCACCGCCTCCCCGTCTCCTATGCTCGGAGCGGCCCCCGCTGCGTACAACGCGTCCGACCCGTACTTCCGCGTCGGAGACAACCGCACGCGCTACACGCGGCGCACCCTCGGGTCCACTCTCAACACCCTGTGTACAGAGAGCGACGACGTCTGCAGGACTATGTGCTTTGACAGGGAGAAGTACCG GATATCGTGTCCGACGACGACACCGCGCCCGACGACGCCGTACCTCGACATGACGCGGCTGCTGCACATGCTGTCCAGCCTCGTCGCAGACTACGACACCAACATCACCACCGTCTTGAATAATACGCTGTATAAGAAG GGCTACAAGCACTGCGAGCCGACCACGACGGAGACCACCACCACGACGACGATGCCGCCGCCCACGCCCCCCATGTTCGACTACGAGCCCAGCGAGATGACCGGCAGGGTCATCGCCAAG TGCTACGTGTGCGGCATGGAGGAACTGGGCATCCCTCGCGACGCGCACTGCGCTGACCCCTTCGCCAAGGACCTGCTGCCGCCGGCCATGCCCGACCACATCGCGGAGACCAAGCGGAAGGGGTTCCGGAAATACTGCAACTACATGGACAT GAAGCCGTGGTACATCAACGGCTCTGGCATCTGGGGCAAGTGGACCGGCGGCTGCGTGGTGCGCTGGGTGGACCTCAGCGGCGTGTACACGCAGCGCGTGTGCCGCATCCGCGACCGGCCCGCGCTTGGCAACCACTTCGTCAGCAAGCGGCTGGCCAAGCTCGAGTTTGCTCTCAGG AAAGTGGACAACGGCTGCATGCTCAGTCCGATGGCGACCCTGGTCCCGTTCTCCCGCGGCGTGTCACTCTACGCTCGACTGCACGTCTGTGTCTGTAGCGCCAACTGGTGCAACCGTGCCCACTGGCCAGCCGGTGTACAGGGGCTATGGGTTATCATGATACTCTTCGCAACAGTTCTGAGATAA